The genomic stretch CTGTTTGTTGGTGCGTGTTGGTCTCGCTCAAGTTGGAGGATGAAGGGATGTGTGGTAGCAGTTTGGGATTATGGGGAGCTACTATATTGGCTGAGGATTGCGTGTCATCACTCTTTCTCCAACCTCTTGCCTGTTCGTTGATATTGTGTGATGGTCAATTGATTTGCTGGTTTCTTGGAAAAAAGCCTGGAGTTGGCCATTCTGCATCTATATTATCCGAGATTGATTTTTGATCGCTTCACTCAATGCTGCCTGATATCCTGTGCTTTTGTTTATCTTTCTTAGTGCCTATGCATATCTTGTCTGTGATGATTGATGGCGATGATGCATTTGTGTAAACTAGGCTTAGCCTATTGAGTTTCCTTGTGACCTGTAAagtgtttttttccttttacagATGGCCATGCTATTATTGTGCATTCCAGTGGCAAGTTTAACACTTTGCTATGTTTTCTCTGTCAGCAACACAGTTAGCTGGGGAGCTTGATGGGTGGCTCAAAGCAGCTGGATTGACGAAGTCTTCTGATGTACGAGGTGTGATTGCACCGTAAGTCATTCATGAACCCCATTAAAAGCTAACCTCCACTAGCCATGTCACCTGTACCAGTGACACTATTAATCTTAACTGCATGAAATCCACCAGTCATGCAGGTTATTCATATTCTGGTCGCGCAGCAGCCTTTGCATTTGGTAACATTGACCCTGAGAAAATGTGCGTTATTTCTCCCTTATCTACATTCTCTGTCTGTTCATTTCCAGTAAACTGGAGATCCATCGGTATGTCTTTCCACGTAAATATGCTGTTCGATCAGGTGAACTTTTTAATCAGGCCTTTACGTTTTGCAGTTCTCGCGTGTTTCTTCTTGGTCCATCTCACCACTATTATACTCCAAGATGTGCTCTTTCAAGGGCCACTGTTTACAAAACACCAGTAGGTGACTTACCCATTGATCTTGAAGGTATTTTCATCTACATCTCATGGTCCACACTTTTTGTCTTTCTAGAGATATCTGCAGTATGAGCAGTGTGAACTTTCTAGGTAACATATAAGTCAAATGTTGGACTTCCTTTTTGTTCCAATAGCGAATATGCATGAAAGATTCTGCAAGGACTCCATGTAACAAAAACCGAATTACATGTTAATTTTTGGGCTTTAACTTCACTTTATTAAGTTGCCTCAGGCAGTAAGAGAATCTATGCATCTATTGTGTGCATGTATATgatatttaaaagaaaaggaCAAATAATTGTAGGAACTTAGCATGAAAACAGATCTCAAACCATGGTCAACTCCGTGTGGGATAGATCAAACTTGCACCGAAAGACACCTGGTTGGCATTGTTAGTGGGGCATAATATTGAAGCCTATTTGTCTGTTGCAATGTTTTTCATAATTACTTTTTCTGAAAATAACTAAGTAAGGTTTTCTACCAGTCATTGAAGAGCTGAAAGCTACTGGGAAATTTGAAATGATGGATCTTCGAGTTGACGAAGCAGAGCACAGCATGGAAATGCACCTGCCATATCTTGCTAAAGTATTTGAAGGGTAGGATTTTAGTGGATTAGttcaataatattttaatcTCTGTAGAGGACAATTTATTGAGGATGTCAATGCAGGTACTCAGTCAAGATTGTGCCCATTTTGGTTGGTGCTCTTAGTGCTGAAAATGAAGCTATTTATGGACAGTTGCTAGCAAAATATGTAGATGATCCTAGTAATTTCTTCTCTGTGTCTTCAGATTTTTGCCATTGGGGTTCACGGTATGTTCTATATCCCGGTTTTCGTTACATCTATCATCCTTAAGCAATTCTGCTCTAAGTGCACAAGCAGTAGTGTTGTTTGTTAAGATTTTGACACTGTGTTCGTCCTTTTGGTTGTGTTTTGAATGGCAGTCATGCATTATATCTGCTTGCTGGATAGCCCTCATATAatcattaaatttcttcctggAAGAGAGATTTCCCATTGATGCCCTTCCTCCTAATGCAGACCACTTATTTTACAGACTTCAGTTTGCACACTAAGGCcctgtttgataatccaattcagcacttacacttaatggattcagattttaacatattcagaccgtttgataaccaaaaattgaacatctgaattaattaagtgacactgaattttctaggcaaaacttgctcccaaaattaagtgataagttattcacttatcactgaatgtgatatgcacttaaatgtattaaatttagtacttaacaattcaataatttaataaattcagacttcagttttatcaaaagCACCCTAAGTGCTACTTAAGTTGGGATGAAAGGACTTTATCAGCTAATAATGTGGAACAGGTGCTGGTTTTGTTTTCTCTGATTGGAAAATATGATTGTATATGGCTCTAGAGAAATAGTCAGGATGAGGAAAACAAATTATCTTTGGGTGGGTAGCCTAGGGAAAAATGGAAGGGAAACTTGAAGTGAAAAAACTATGAGCTAAAATGATCTAGTAATAGTAGGCATGGAAGAGAGGTGAAGTCTTCAAGGATCTGTTTATTTCTCCATATGCATTGAAATGTACTAGTGTAAAGAAACTTGTATCCCACAAAGAATGGAGATACTAGACCATGGAGCCTGTATTTAGTTGATCTAGATATGTCAAAAGGTATTCGTTGGTGGTTACCAATTATACTTGGAAAATTTGAATAAGAGGTTTTGCTTCGGCATTGTGATCAAAACTTTTAGTGGCTTCAAATCTTTGCACGTTTCCATGGATAAGAAAATCAAACTGAAAGTCTAAAGCTTGTATATCACAAGGTTGAACACCGGAAGTCTAAGGGTTTGCTGCAAGGGAGGTCCAGTTTTTGTTTCTCAATGAAGATTTAGcttaaaaaatggaaaaattcttatttcctaATGAATCAGCTGGGGATTGTGAAGTAGGAAGTTGTTGTTTCTGTTTGTTTTCATGTTTTCTATTTGACTACTAAAAATGTGGTTTTCCATTGTTCTTATTGTCAGGTTCAACTACATGCATTATGACAAGAAACATGGAGCAATATACAGGTCTATTGAAGCATTGGATAGAATGGGCATGGATATCATAGAAACAGGAGACCCAGATGCATTTAAAGAGTATCTGTTGGAGACTGACAACACAATATGCGGGCGACATCCAATTAGTGTTTTTCTCCATGTAAAGTCCTCACCTTTCTGATCTGATgagttttctcaaaaagaattttttttttcaaaactataTTTATATTACTGGTAGAAATTGTCAAAGATGAGTTTGGAAGAAAAGCTTCAAGCTACTAAATTATATGTATAACATACACTGGATATTATGGTGATGCTTTTGGAAATCCTAGACCTACTCCACTTGAAAAATTTGGGAAGTGGGGGTGCTAAACTAGATTGGAAAATTGGGGACACTGTATAAAGCTTATGCACTTTTAGTTTTAGACTTCTTTTTGGTCGTTTGGCATATAGTGAGGAAAGCAATTTGTTTGAGCTGGAAGAAGTGGCGGATTGTTAAATGTGCAGTAGTTTGTTTTGTGAATTTAAACCTTTTCCTAAACTTGAATGTGTGGTTAGCCGTATGGAAATTCAAACAAAACATGCATGCACCATGAGAAGATGTAATAACGTGGACGCGCTTGGCATATAGTAGAATAAGGTTACAACTAGCTTCGTGTGggttttcttctttccctttttctttccgGATATCCTTTTTATagtctttcttcttcattcatGATATGGAAGTGGGTAGCTTACATTTTCTTGTATGTTGATTCTGCTGCAGGAGGTTGTATAAACTTCACATACTTTGAGGCCCCTAAATGTTTTGGCAGGAGAAAATTGGAATAAATCACATGTTTCTCCATTTACCTGGAACTGTTAATAACTGCTCACTGCATGTTGATCTGCTAAGATATATGGTTGAACCTAAGTTTTGAGATTAGCTGGCAAATGCCAGGCACAATTCAGAAAGGGATGAACTGTTGGCCAAGGTTGTCTGGGGCCAACCAGCCTAGTTAAGATATATTTTTGGAGTAAGCAAAAATCGATATtgataaaaaatattttcaatgacTTGTATGAATTCATGACCTCTCTAGGTTAATGcaagaaaaactaatttttgtgGCATTCTTTGATTATCGTTTTGTGAAATTATGAAAAGGAGTGGTACTTCTTTTCTTTaaagttttcttcttttgattggtCGACTTATGATGCCGAATGTCGACGTAAATGTGAAAAGCATATGCATTCTGTAAGTAGACCTGGGCATGTGATTGAACCTCTTGTGTGTAATTGTGTCGGCATAGATATTCCTTCTTACTTTTAATATCTTTCTATCCAATGTATTTACGTTACTCATATGCTTCTTTGTTAGTAATTCAGTTGTTCCTCAACTTTCTTCAATTACTTTGCATGCTCATTCTTCAGTTTTTTAATTAATCTAATGAAATTTTTGTGGTTGTGCATTCTGAATTGACTAGATGGCGAAGAACTGCTCAACAAAGATAAAGATCAAATTTCTTCGTTATGAACAATCGAGTCAGTGCAAATCGACGAGAGACAGCAGTGTAAGTTATGCATCTGCTGCAGCAAGAGTAGACGCCTGAGTGTGTGAATATCAATGCCACATTTCGATAGTTAAGATCTAAGCGCAGAAAAATGCATTAGCATCAGGACAATGCCATATTGATGAGATTAGCCGATTGCGGGTTGCATCTGTTAAATCAGCCCCTAGCAGAGGACTAACCATCATGTAAACTCGGGGACCATGTAAACTCGGGGACCATCCAAGTCCTGTTGACAAACACTggcttccattttttttttctcctaatTGCCTTGATGACTCAAATCTTTGTTGCATTACAATTTCCACGTCTTCACGTGAAACTGGAATAAGTAAGGATCATTTTTGCTGATGGTGTGGAATAAGACACAGATTACTTATTTACCGTGGTATAAAATTAAGGCCCTCAATCATTCTGGGCTCCAATTCCAGGTCCTGGTCAAATTCGTTTGCTCTCTTCATTCCACTcaataaagaaaaaaggaatttgACCGCTTGTTGGCTTTGCTTCACAAAGAAGACGTAACAACTATCAGGCATGATTGTAAGGGAGATGGATGCAACTAGCTTACATAGAGTTAAACGTGCAAACGAGCGTTCATCATCTATCAGCATCCACATATTCCTCGATGGTTACAGAAAAGGTTCAAGTCTGCGAGAGGAATTGTTTATTGTTGAGGGATGCAGAACTTTCTTAAATAACATAACtagtgcgtttgataaaattggaATCCGAAAACTTAAATTTGAAGTTTGATtctattaagttattgaattggtAAGTAATATATCAGATATATTTAAGTGCGTATCACATtaattgataagtgaataactcattatttatttttagaacaagttttgtctagaaaattcaataccacttaattaatttatatgttcaattttttgttatcaaatatatataaacatgttaagatctgaattcattaagtttAAGTGTTGAATCGAGTTATCAAACAGGACCCAAGACTAACAACAAGATGGTGAAACAAGCTGCTCATTCTACCCGTCGGATAACAAACAAAACGAACAAATATTATTCAGCCAAATAGGTATCTACTATCACTTAATATTGAGCTACATAATTGGAGTTCCCGCAAACATCAAAACTTCTGAAAAAAAACATCGTTTAAAAGTATCCACTGGATCCAACCTATGATCATTCTATTACTAATTTGCAGATACATTGTCAACTGAATGAAGTCCATGTCCTTTTAGGTTCAGGAGGGTCAATGACGACAACTCCACCATCTGTTAGTCCCAGTGCAAATTGGTTTGGCTTTTGTGGATGAGCGGCAACAACAGTTGGATGCACACAACAACTGCATCCACAAATTAGATTGGAGAAGTATTAAGTTGTTGTACAATATTGAGACTTGAAGGTGGAGACTTTTAGCACCACATGCACAGGAATTTAAATGCATTGTCATATTCATGTCATTTGATGAATACAAAATATATGCAAACTACGTAAAGGAATCATGAAAACTCGGTTTACAGGATTCCTAGGATGATTAAAGTGATAGATGCAGCCATGTCTTGGATATCTAATTACACCATGCACTATTGCAGCTTTCTTGAGCATTCACATGGTAACTGGTGCTAGCGATGAATTGAATTAGTATTCATTAAAGCAATGAAAATTGATAGATGGCAAAGTTAGCTTAACCTGTAAACTCTGACAAACTTAAAGCAGTGAATACTTGAGATTTGAGCAATGAGCAAAAGAAGTAATGCAGTCAAAGTAATCTCAATGAGAAAGCTGTGATCTAGTTAGTTGTTCAATTCAGCTATAGGTACCTGAGCGTAGGTGGAAGGTAAACAGAGGGATCAAGCTCAAATCTTGGACTGAGGTCGGAAGCTGCCAGTATCATAACAATTCCATCTCTCATGACCACATATACAAGCTGGTCATCACATGACAGTGTTGCATATGAAATCCgtgcacaaaaatcaccaatCATCCACTGTAGCATATAATGAGAAATCATATTAACaagttaaaacaagaaaagaatcATTAGTATTTAATTTTTCCACTTGGCAGGGGGAGGGTGAAATGCCTGGTTCACACGTCGCAGACTTGTTGTTTCGTAGATTGCAAGTTGTGTCTCATGGACAGCAAGAAAGTGTTTTTGATCCTGGTGAAATTGGACAGCAGTCTCTGAAGTTTTTGATGGCGACCACCCATTAGAAATCTGCAGTGATGTGCTTTGTTTTTTCTCCCATGTATTAAAATCCCATACAATGATCTGGAAGAACAAGGTAAGGATACGCAAATATGAGTTGATGTGTAAAGGAACTTTGCAGAACAATTGCTTCGGGAAATTATCATCAATGAGAGGTAGATTACAGCTTTAAAGAAGTGAGCAGACTAAGGTACTCAGTTTATTATCCTCATGCCAGCCTATCCTACCTTTTGATTCTTGACTCAATTGTAATTCTGACACCAGATACCCTGGAAGATACCAGATTTATTTTCAGAAGCAAGGAAGTCTCTTTGCTCTGTTCTTTCAAGTGATCATGTATGAGAGCAGCATTATTTGAGCTAATTACATTGAACACTTCTTAGATGCTTGTGCATCTCAATAGAGGGTTGCTGGCTTAAGAGAATAAAATCCAGATGGATTAATAGGAAAATCTTGAGCTTAAAGGAGTGGATAATTTGTATAAATTGGCTATTAAAGAGATCTATCACATAAATATTTCACAGGATGTGGGGTGACATCTCAGTTATGTCAAACTGACCTGGGTATCTACTCCAGAAGAGACCAGTACTTTCAATGTAGTGGAGAAGGCTAACCCAGTAATCCTTTTAGAGTGTCCATTAAGCTTGTTTATGGCCTGCAAAGGGAAAAACAATTTGACCACATATACTAATTTTCAGTTGAAAAATCTTCCCATGGATGAACTGAATGATATACCTCATTCCGACGCAAATTGTAGATCACTATGGTTGAATCATCCATGCCAATAGCTGCTATGTTGTTATCTGGCGGATAGAAAGCCATACAGGAAGCCGCAGGTGGAGACCGCAGGCAACTTCTCATTCTCTGCAATTATATTTAGAAAAATTCAGACTAAGATGTTGTAATCATTAGAAATGGTGCAATAGCCAATAGCCAATAGCCAAAAGTATACTGGAATTCCTCCAAGGATTTATTTCTGCAAACAATCAAGAATGTGGCATCATTCAAATTTATTTATAGCTGCCATTTAGACCCTAGATTATTGATAAAGAAGCTCTCATATTTTCTCGAGTTATTAGTAATTAGTCTAGAGTTTAAACTACAAAAATCTTGAGCATTTCCTAAAGCAGCTAAGTTCAATGGTTACCTTAAATGTCATTGTGTTGAACAAAGACACCATTTTTCCTGATGCTGATAGGAGATAAGAGTCATTCTTGGATAATGCAAAGCAGGGTGATATCGATTCAAAGTTATTGTCAGCAAGgtcattgatcattaggaatgCTTTCCTTGGTTGCAATGATTGAGGGGCATGATTTGTGGTTGCCTGAAGCAATGAACACATTTCTTAATAAAAGAACATGTAACAGTTGATCTTTGGCAAATTTTATTCCTCACTGTCTTAAGGGTAAGCAAGGGTAGTATCATGACCTCAAAGCAAGCAATTATAATTTCTTGTGGAGTTAAGTAAGAATCAGATAGAGATGCTGAATATAAAGAAGCCATTACGCATCTAATTACCTACCTGGAAGAAgttaaattcattttccaaccaTCTCCAGAGAAGATGAATGCCATCTGCTGCTAAAGCCAATATTCCATTACATGCATTTGTATATGCTAACCTGCATATCTGCAAGTGTTGTATGGGAAGCTAATCGTTAACTTTTGGGGCTTCGACTCttcaagaagaaaaaggaaaacaggaaatgcaaaaatcctaaatttaaAGGAATTATACCAAGGGAAAATACTGTGGTGAATAAAACCAAATACACATAATATTTGTGTAGATAATAATTCCCATTTTTACACATTGTCAAATCATACGGGAGCCACAATGCAGCAGTGCTGCATGTTTTGCAGTTGAAATTGACTCAATTCAGTTATATCTCATCATAGCTCCATGTAGTGAATCTGCCAGAGCACAATTCAAAGTCTGAATTGGAAAAGAACAAATTTAAGATTGTACAAAATTTTGACCTTTCAATTATCTGTGGAATAAAAGTAATCAAGGAAGGCAAGATTTTTTTTGATGCACGAACTTCTAAAACTACAAATTTTATGGGACATTGGATGCACCGTTTCAGTTAGCACTAAGGGTGGAGCGGAGCGGAGTAATGCATATTCTGGAATAAGTATTGATTTTGAATGACACTCGCAAAACTTCTTTCTGATTTTGCCATGTCATAATGATTACAGAAGGCATTGCCCAGTATGGCACTCTTGAACCTGAGAATGTTAACCAATTGTCAACATGGAAACCATGCCAATCCTGTCATGAAGTTTGTAAAATTTGAGACAGGAAGATTCAGAAGCAAAGACAGAACCAGAAGTAGAAGCCTAAAGAAAGAGTTATttagaaattaaagaaaaccaaTCAATCTTATATCAAATCATGATGGTGAGGCTGTTCATGCTATTTCTTATTCTAGACAATTCTTCAAGGAAGACTAGTACATGACATAAACATACCTTGTTTGTCTTGACTTCAGAAGGAAGCCTCAAGGATTTGCAGAATGAAACTTGAAGAATTTTTGAACATTTTTGACTGTTCAGGGCCTTACTCAGCTCCAAAGGTACTTGAGGTTTCATTTTTGCTTCCTGTTGCAAATCATTCAACTCTTGTTATCAGCTTGGGTGGAGTACTTAATTCTATCATATGCTAGGTGCTTCGCAAAAGAAAGATAAATTTGAGTTTCCTTCATCAGAAGACTTGATGCAGAATGAACATTTAAAGAAACATTCACAGGCGTACACACCATTGGGACGCTTTTATCCTGAACTGTAACTCCTGGAGAAGTTGGACTGGGCCCAATGCCGAGCTGCACAGTATTACAACCAATAAGCAGAATGTACTTTTCTTGCAAAATGTAGAAACAAATTTTAATTTCTGACCTTTTGCAATGATTCAGATAGATACCCAGTAGAATCAAAAGATTTAAACTTTGATTTCTGGAGCAATTGACAGCCAACATCATTTGCCAAGATTTTGATCTTATTTTCGTCAGCAAAAGTGGCCAGGAGACTGCCTTGCTTGTTGAAGCAAACATAAGGGGTTTCCTTAAAAATAGAGAAGCAGCCAGAAAAGTAAATCAAAGCTCCTACATATCAATGATATctgaaaaataaaaacacaattAACTACATAAGACTCCAAACATGAATAAAGCTCATACTGGTAACCCTCCATCTGCATCGACAACGTTTAAAACTTGAGCATTGTCCATGTCCCAAACTTTGATTAGGTGTTCATCACCTGCCACCAAAAACTGGTTTCTGCTTGTGCTGAATTGGACTACACCGGCCGAAGGTTTGCTGAGTCCATGGTAGAACCTAGTTATATAACCTTCAGTCTCGTTCCATTCTACCATGAATGATTCTCCATCCTTATTTGTCCCACATGAAAAGAGCCTGAGACGGTTTCAAAAATACAGTCAGGTGAACAATTTGACTAAAAACAGTGTATGGTTCAAGGAGGTTACCTTTTACCATCAGCACCATAAGCCATTCTCATGCAAGAATTACCAGGTGCATCATATGCTACTCTTGCTCCCATATTTTCAAATAACCATGCTTTAATCTCACCATTTGTTGATGTGGAAAGTAGGAGCTGTTGCATGTTAAGCAACACAAAATTAACTAAATCAACAGAAAAGATAAGTAAAATTTGATAACAAAGGGAGAAATAAAGCGAGTCTTGACATTATAAGGTGGAACCCCATACATGGATATCCTCTTTGACATGGGGGCATATTGAGTAAACCGGAGCACTATGGCCTTCAAATGTATAGTGTTTGGATCCACTCTTAGTATCCCATACCTTGAATTAACAATCATAACCAATTTGTTATAAATCATGCATGGTACAATTTTAACAATTAACTACTTATGGAGAGTATATCTACCCGAATGGACATGTCATCCCCACAGGTTATGACAAGAAGTTGATGATGAGGCAAAGAGAATGCGAGATCATTTACAGCACCCACATGAGCATCAATCTGGCAAGTCAAAGTCATTATCAGAAGCCAAATTACATTAAAGCTTTTAGCTGAATATATAAGAGACATCTACCTCCAGTTGTTTCTCAGCGTAATTAGCATTAACATGATAGGAATACAACTGCACGATGTTTTTGGAGTACGCAACACCTGTTTATGGAGTCATTCAAATTCAGGAATTCAATAGAACACTGGACTCAAAATGGGCAGATATAGAAATTAGTTCCTATCCTGTCCACTTACCAAAGACTGATCCATCTGGGCTCCATAATACACGATTAACTGACATATGTGGATCTTTATCTAGATCATTCTAGTGATGAAAGAACAAGATTCCGGATCAGAATCTTAAGCTCACACCAAAATGAATGATAATATGTGCAAATAATGATCCTAGGGTCATTTTACCAGTAACAACATTGAGATGGCCTCTCTGTTCCAAATCATAAACGCATTTCCAAACAACTTTACTTCAGAAGAGATATCCCACACTTCCACATCCCCAATACAATTTCCAACTGGGAAACAAAGCAGTACATATAAGTTCTGGTGGAACAGATGCATCAGAGCAGAGAAAACACTTTCAATAATAAAAGTTTATATGTACGAATGAACCTAATAGAGTAGAATCTTTAGCAGGATGAAAGTCCATGCTAAAAGTTTATATGTACGAATGAACCTAATAGAGTAGAATCTTTAGCAGGATGAAAGTCCATGCTGCTTGGGGAGGAATTCATGTTCATGCAACGCTCAACAGTATTGGGGAAGTCAGCAGGAAGCCTAAATTTTAAATGTTGCCTTTGCATGGGAATACTTCTCTGTGGCACCATCTGTATTAGCGCAaatacaaaaaaggaaaaaaatcgtGATGACTAAATGTATAATGATAGCAAAGATGGCAAAGAAAGTATATCATATTCCAAGTTCTCGAAAGTTTGATGGAAGGAG from Coffea eugenioides isolate CCC68of chromosome 8, Ceug_1.0, whole genome shotgun sequence encodes the following:
- the LOC113781029 gene encoding protein MEMO1 produces the protein MERIRRASHAGSWYTDNPTQLAGELDGWLKAAGLTKSSDVRGVIAPHAGYSYSGRAAAFAFGNIDPEKISRVFLLGPSHHYYTPRCALSRATVYKTPVGDLPIDLEVIEELKATGKFEMMDLRVDEAEHSMEMHLPYLAKVFEGYSVKIVPILVGALSAENEAIYGQLLAKYVDDPSNFFSVSSDFCHWGSRFNYMHYDKKHGAIYRSIEALDRMGMDIIETGDPDAFKEYLLETDNTICGRHPISVFLHMAKNCSTKIKIKFLRYEQSSQCKSTRDSSVSYASAAARVDA
- the LOC113781005 gene encoding topless-related protein 1-like, translating into MSLSKDLLFLIRQFCHEEKLQKTAHMLEQETGFFFDMNYLEELVINGKWDEAETYISGFTAVEDNQYSVKMYFEIRKQKFFEALDKDDVALAVDILLKDLKIFAPSNAELYKEMTLLLTMDDFRNHHSLSSYGDAISARRQIMDEIRLLVEANPHFHRKLESPQIENSRLRRLINQSLNWQHIQCTYPQSEPQIQTLFFDHKCSGEPKGQNPLPSQALSASLTTLSGKSIVCPSESRIYVGTHSLGHHTNPVTMEGVKGSGNASQISRSTLLHKMVPQRSIPMQRQHLKFRLPADFPNTVERCMNMNSSPSSMDFHPAKDSTLLVGNCIGDVEVWDISSEVKLFGNAFMIWNREAISMLLLNDLDKDPHMSVNRVLWSPDGSVFGVAYSKNIVQLYSYHVNANYAEKQLEIDAHVGAVNDLAFSLPHHQLLVITCGDDMSIRVWDTKSGSKHYTFEGHSAPVYSICPHVKEDIHLLLSTSTNGEIKAWLFENMGARVAYDAPGNSCMRMAYGADGKRLFSCGTNKDGESFMVEWNETEGYITRFYHGLSKPSAGVVQFSTSRNQFLVAGDEHLIKVWDMDNAQVLNVVDADGGLPETPYVCFNKQGSLLATFADENKIKILANDVGCQLLQKSKFKSFDSTGYLSESLQKLGIGPSPTSPGVTVQDKSVPMEAKMKPQVPLELSKALNSQKCSKILQVSFCKSLRLPSEVKTNKICRLAYTNACNGILALAADGIHLLWRWLENEFNFFQATTNHAPQSLQPRKAFLMINDLADNNFESISPCFALSKNDSYLLSASGKMVSLFNTMTFKRMRSCLRSPPAASCMAFYPPDNNIAAIGMDDSTIVIYNLRRNEAINKLNGHSKRITGLAFSTTLKVLVSSGVDTQIIVWDFNTWEKKQSTSLQISNGWSPSKTSETAVQFHQDQKHFLAVHETQLAIYETTSLRRVNQWMIGDFCARISYATLSCDDQLVYVVMRDGIVMILAASDLSPRFELDPSVYLPPTLSCCVHPTVVAAHPQKPNQFALGLTDGGVVVIDPPEPKRTWTSFS